In Glandiceps talaboti chromosome 16, keGlaTala1.1, whole genome shotgun sequence, a single window of DNA contains:
- the LOC144447673 gene encoding ATP-binding cassette sub-family A member 2-like: MAHVMKRLVDGELKFGYVPKTEAVEELITKIESDVAGQFIDFFENWLTKSKEIKHLLKSGNLEKSYYSMKTIQSSYMGNPERFKKIMKNIDVSFLTSNPTPLPEYWQLKQGIDYLDGMACLFLSQLKSKNKRHIFQAFSDEASAFDYVMKDESHQMVAVLVFTVDNEGRLPKHATYKIRDTSVFNTRAIRSRFWTPQQRCNDYYGSGFLWLQDVVDRALMKKMTGKYIQLPGSYVKRFPNQQYKDDVYVIKLWFIFLSQNGKDEYFNEDEFRLSVPLIRCKNITKVYNGVRDFALKNVSIDFYQGEITTVLGCNGAGKSTAISILANIISPTSGEVFIDGRNKTRGVIGFCPQRNSLHESMTVEEHLWFYSRLGGSSAEEAKRQVQEILLNMPLANKRQSRVSELSGGMKRMLSVAIAFIGKPSIVILDEPTASVDPYAKRKIWDLINKHRKDCTTILTTHCMQEAELLGDKIAILVDGTLQCHGSMNYLLNQLGYDYKLTLYPKNVLNTSGAPTDTQIKNDIVYLDRMSSFDTVVDIIHQELKDAKCELRTKELTVFRLSNEDVTDVDFQFDRVMELLLEIKDEYGIADFNFHAASLEDVFLTVTKGSLDIFNGKQYGTAKKMLVEVDALEFGAIRKGTGLYEKADAIYERQCDILCCTSVLEKLRFRLRWCRLFYFVWKFIITLSSPILVIMAKVVSFTASSMTALKCTSPSCGIEQFTGLILKRFIHFIRNKKMMFARIILLPALLVLILTDAIYLGELEPLPPLVLSASRYQKEYLYVPYANEVRGSMGHDSIQRIIDTFWLPAGLGSSHVGPLREGKITSATDEARHKYNTINTNPADHQRSNGKLLPSYHVTSGERLEDISGTNMTNYILSTYNAYKNNRYMALTFHGDSSDELIAQTWYSGETYHGAPFALNVLNNAILRAHIDDKIHGDPSTYGITTISHPIDKTMIPTLIAYRRTGDIMNGGIAFTFIISLLVSSVVINVIFEKTNNIDHTRYPSNIELIPTMLKVMFIEGIIAIVILMIYEYWPLNYRMKKDVIDSDFDVRLKQSSGENKSLIVRNITKIYRPRRNVDFVAANCVSFYVQRGECLGLIGHNGSGKTTTLEMVTGFTSVTSGEIYINSDRTRDVEVLYRLNNHSHIRQRMGYCPQFDALFEELTPKEHFTFYGKLQNIPKNAVKTVIKSTLNEFYLQDEADKPVKYLSGGNRRKLTAALAFYGDKSIVILDEVTNNMDPWNQRMMWNIIKKKKAAGVSIIMTTHSLGECERLCDRLVMLKNGVINRQGSLQEFKHNFNGKFIVDIFSSEAKLPMLYTLLNESFQPKVYQIRPTDPVQLEVDSSVVNFEELRKRLQNMARTGVIEDFTFQEHSLEEAFIQLQEDEYIESIKKYKKI, encoded by the exons ATGGCACATGTCATGAAACGACTTGTTGACGGGGAATTGAAATTTGGTTACGTGCCTAAGACAGAAGCAGTTGAAGAGTTGATAACTAAG ATTGAAAGTGACGTCGCTGGACAGTTTATTGACTTCTTCGAGAATTGGTTAACAAAGTCAAAAGAGATAAAACATCTACTCAAAAGTGGAAATCTTGAAAAGTCTTATTATTCCATGAAGACT ATTCAATCCTCCTACATGGGAAACCCAGAACGTTTCAAGAAGATAATGAAGAACATTGACGTGTCTTTCCTGACGTCCAATCCCACTCCATTGCCGGAATATTGGCAGTTAAAACAAGGCATCGATTACCTAGATGGCATGGCATGTTTGTTTCTGTCACAATTAAAGAGTAAAAACAAGAGACACATTTTCCAAGCATTTTCTGATGAAGCCTCAGCATTTGACTATGTGATGAAGGATGAATCACATCAAATGGTAGCAG TGCTGGTATTTACTGTTGATAATGAAGGCAGATTACCAAAGCATGCCACTTATAAAATCAGGGATACTTCTGTATTTAATACGAGAGCAATACGATCACGGTTTTGGACGCCACAGCAGAGATGCAATGATTACTACGGTAGTGGGTTCCTATGGTTACAGGATGTTGTGGACAGGGCATTAATGAAGAAAATGACAGGCAAATACATTCAACTTCCCGGAAGTTACGTTAAACGATTTCCTAATCAACAGTATAAAGACGATGT ttatgtcatcaaactatggtttatttttttatctcaaAATGGTAAAGATGAGTATTTCAATGAAGACGAATTCCGTTTATCAGTTCCTCTTATTCGATGTAAGAATATCACCAAG GTTTACAATGGGGTTCGTGATTTTGCATTGAAGAACGTAAGCATTGATTTTTATCAAGGGGAAATAACGACCGTTCTTGGATGCAACGGAGCCGGGAAAAGTACTGCTAT CTCCATACTTGCTAATATTATAAGTCCTACATCAGGAGAAGTCTTTATTGATGGACGTAACAAAACACGTGGCGTTATTGGATTCTGTCCCCAGCGAAACTCGTTGCACGAAAG CATGACTGTCGAAGAACACTTATGGTTTTACAGTAGGTTAGGGGGTAGTTCTGCTGAAGAAGCGAAAAGACAAGTACAAGA AATCCTACTGAATATGCCACTAGCCAATAAGAGGCAAAGCAGAGTAAGTGAGCTGTCAGGTGGAATGAAACGAATGTTATCAGTTGCGATAGCTTTTATAGGCAAACCTTCCATTGTTATTCTTGATGAACCTACAGCTAGTGTGGATCCATATGCCAAGAGAAAGATATGGGACTTGAtaaacaaacataggaaag ATTGTACAACAATACTTACAACACATTGTATGCAGGAAGCAGAGTTATTGGGAGACAAAATAGCCATTTTGGTTGATGGGACATTGCAgtgtcatggaagtatgaactaTTTGTTGAATCAACTGGGTTACGATTACAAATTAACACTATATCCCAAAAACGTTCTAAACACATCAGGAG CACCTACCGATACACAgattaaaaatgatattgtctACTTGGATAGAATGAGTTCTTTTGACACTGTAGTTGATATCATACATCAAGAGTTAAAGGATGCTAAATGTGAACTGAGAACTAAAGAACTGACTGTATTTCGTTTGTCAAATGAGGACGTTACAGATGTAGATTTCCAGTTTGATCGTGTTATGGAGCTCTTACTGGAAATTAAGGATGAATATGGAATAGCTGATTTTAACTTCCATGCAGCATCCCTGGAAGATGTCTTTTTAACTGTCACCAAAGGAAGTTTGGACATATTTAATG gAAAACAGTATGGTACAGCGAAGAAAATGTTGGTAGAGGTTGACGCGTTGGAATTTGGAGCAATCAGAAAAGGAACAG GTTTATATGAAAAAGCTGATGCCATATATGAACGTCAGTGTGACATACTATGCTGTACATCGGTCTTGGAAAAATTGCGTTTCCGATTACGCTGGTGtcgtttgttttattttgtatggAAATTCATTATCACACTGTCATCACCGATTTTGGTAATCATGGCAAAAGTTGTATCTTTCACCGCCTCATCTATGACGGCATTAAAATGTACTTCGCCATCTTGCGGTATCGAACAGTTCACAGGTTTAATTCTTAAAAGATTCATCCATTTCATCAGAAATAAGAAGATGATGTTTGCTCGAATCATTTTATTACCTgcacttttagttttaattctGACGGACGCAATATATCTTGGTGAATTGGAACCGCTGCCTCCTTTGGTGTTAAGTGCTTCGCGATACCAGAAAGAATATTTATATGtgccatatgcaaatgaagtcagAGGTTCAATGGGTCATGATTCAATACAAAGGATAATTGATACATTTTGGTTGCCTGCTGGTCTAGGAAGCTCACATGTCGGTCCATTAAGAGAAG GGAAGATTACATCAGCAACAGATGAAGCGAGACACAAGTACAATACTATTAATACCAACCCAGCTGATCATCAGCGCTCTAATGGAAAATTACTTCCTTCATATCATGTTACATCTGGTGAGCGATTGGAAGATATATCTGgtacaaatatgacaaattacaTCTTATCAACGTATAATGCTTATAAAAATAATAG ATATATGGCATTGACATTCCATGGAGACAGTAGTGACGAGCTTATAGCGCAA ACGTGGTATAGTGGTGAAACCTACCATGGAGCTCCCTTTGCGTTGAATGTCTTGAATAATGCCATACTTCGAGCACACATAGATGATAAAATTCATGGTGACCCATCAACTTACGGCATTACAACAATTTCCCATCCGATTGATAAAACTATGATACCTACATTGATAGCATACCG ACGTACAGGAGATATTATGAACGGTGGAATTGCATTCACTTTCATCATATCTTTGTTAGTGTCGAGTGTAGTTATAAATGTGATATTCGAAAAGACAA ATAACATTGATCATACAAGATATCCTAGTAATATTGAATTAATCCCAACCATGTTGAAGGTGATGTTTATAGAAGGGATTATTGCAATAGTTATTCTGATGATATACGAGTACTGGCCTTTGAACTATCGGAT GAAGAAAGATGTTATAGATTCGGATTTCGACGTACGTTTGAAACAATCAAGCGGGGAGAATAAAAGTCTTATAGTTCGGAATATTACCAAG ATTTATAGACCTAGACGCAATGTTGATTTTGTGGCTGCAAATTGTGTCTCGTTTTATGTTCAACGAGGCGAG TGTTTGGGCTTAATTGGACACAATGGTTCAGGGAAGACTACGACTCTAGAGATGGTAACTGGGTTTACAAGTGTAACAAGTGGAGAGATCTACATTAATAGTGATAG AACACGTGATGTTGAAGTATTGTACCGCCTCAATAACCATAGCCATATAAGGCAAAGAATGGGTTATTGTCCACAGTTTGATGCCCTATTTGAAGAGTTAACGCCGAAGGAACATTTCACTTTTTACGGAAAGCTGCAGAATATTCCAAAGAACGCGGTGAAAACG GTCATCAAGTCTACTTTAAATGAATTCTATCTGCAAGATGAAGCTGACAAACCAGTGAAATATCTCAGTGGTGGAAATAGGAGAAAGCTGACCGCTGCATTGGCATTCTACGGAGACAAATCCATCGTGATCCTT GATGAAGTAACCAATAATATGGATCCATGGAATCAGAGAATGATGTGGAACATTATAAAAAAGAAGAAGGCAGCTGGTGTAAGCATTATTATGACTACACATAG TCTTGGAGAGTGTGAAAGGTTATGTGATAGGTTGGTAATGCTGAAGAATGGAGTTATAAATCGCCAGGGCAGCTTGCAAGAATTCAAGCATAACTTCAATGGAAAGTTCATCGTCGACATATTTTCATCTGAAGCAAAACTGCCCATGCTATATACCCTACTGAATGAATCGTTCCAACCCAAAGTTTACCAG ATAAGACCCACTGATCCAGTCCAGCTTGAGGTAGATTCAAGTGTTGTTAATTTTGAAGAATTGAGGAAGCGCCTGCAAAACATGGCAAGGACTGGTGTTATAGAAGATTTTACATTTCAAGAACATTCTTTGGAAGAG GCATTCATTCAGTTACAAGAAGATGAATACATAGAAAGTATCAAGAAGTACAAAAAGATTTAA
- the LOC144447599 gene encoding uncharacterized protein LOC144447599: MPIMYSCGCCSLKAGNQTCSILILIEMVVNLVVYVYGVLELLLDKPDLDEEIYLGMEVAFYVMIGLFVIVMVLASVYFCGAIKNDAGLLIAWVVGAVIYMILELGGTVYITYVYHVHLGGLTEEIYPLALLIWYGVRTVLNILFLVCAISQYQEIMEKERKIRRHRLIPREAERRF, from the exons ATGCCGATTATGTACAGTTGTGGTTGCTGCAGCCTCAAAGCAGGCAACCAAACATGCAGTATTCTCATATTG ATCGAAATGGTGGTTAATCTTGTGGTGTATGTATATGGTGTTCTAGAGTTGCTCCTTGACAAACCAGACCTTGATGAGGAAATTTACTTGG GTATGGAGGTAGCATTCTATGTTATGATTGGTctatttgttattgttatggTCCTCGCCAGTGTCTACTTCTGTGGAGCCATTAAg AATGATGCTGGATTGCTTATCGCCTGGGTTGTCGGAGCAGTAATTTACATGATACTAGAGTTGGGTGGAACAGTGTACATAACCTATGTCTACCACGTTCATCTCGGA GGTCTTACTGAGGAAATTTATCCATTAGCTTTGTTGATTTGGTATGGAGTCAGAACTGTTCTTAAT ATCCTTTTCCTTGTGTGTGCTATATCTCAATACCAAGAGATCATGGAAAAGGAAAGGAAGATAAGACGTCACAGACTCATCCCAAGAGAAGCCGAGAGAAGATTTTAG